The DNA segment GAATGCCTTTGTTCAAACTAGCAATGAAGGCATTTTTCTACAAGCAAAAAAAGGACAAAGTATTAATTTACACATTAATAATCCTTCAAAAATAAATACTAATTTAGAAGAAAAAATAAATAAAAAAATTCAAAATTTAGGACTCGTTTTAGATAAAAATGATGCTGATTATGAAATTCTGATCAATATTGTTAATTTAAAAAAATTCTCTTATGCACAAAGACTTCGTTCTTCAAGTGCTAAATTTTTCTTCAATGATTTTGATAAAATAGATGATATTTTTGACATGGAAGTAGAAAATTACTACATAATGCAAGTTAATTTACAAATTAACTCAAAAAAGTCTTCACAAAAAACTTCACTCTTAGCTAGAACAACCCATCTTGGGAATTTAGATAATGTCAAAGAAACATTAGAAGAAAAAATCAGTGAGCAAATAGCTAGTTTTTTTTATTTTTAATCCTTAATTCTTTTTGCATTATATAAAACTTCTTCAATGCAAGTTGTTCTTTTGTATCAATTTTATAATAAATTAATTTCAAATAATTTTTAATTTCTCTTTGAGAAAGTTTTCTTGATTTTGCATAATCACACAAAATATATTGAGGTATAAAAATTTTTCTTTTAACAAAATAATTCATTATTTTTTTATAATTTGAAAAATTTTTTATACAGGAAAATCTTGCAAAAACAAAAGGAAGTTTAAGTTTTTCATACCATACTTCACACAAATCTATATAAGCATTTGGATTTTGTAAATAAAGCTTTAAAGCCTTATCGCCAATAATTACTTCACCATTTTGCTTTAATATCTTTGCAAGTGCATTAGACGTTGCTGAACTACTATCTTCTTTGTTTTGTGTTTGTTTTTTAACTAAAACACTTTTTACTTTTTTGTTTGCACAAATTCCAATATTCAAGGTTTTATATTTTTTATTATAACTTTCTATACTAGAAATAATCGCAGCATCAATACGCCTAAAATATAAACTTTCATTAAGCTTTTTAGGAACCCCTTTTTTATACTCAGTAATTTTCTTAACATAAGTAGGCAAAGGCATTTTTTTAAGATAAATATGCAAAGGAAGTAAATTTAAATAATCAATTTTACCAAAAATCATTGCTATAAACTCTCGATATTATAACTCTCAAGTCTATTATAGACTTGAGAAAAAATTATTTTAAACTATCAATGTATTTTTGACAATCAAATTCTTTTACTAAAGCAACCCCATCTTCCACAGCCGCTTTGGCAACTGCAGCACTTACCACTGCTTTAACTCTACTATCAAAAGGTTTTGGTATCACATAATCTCTACCGAATTTAAGTTCTTCTACGCCATAAGCTTGTTTAACTTCATCAGTTACTTCAAGTTTAGCTAAATCTGCTAAAGCTTTAGCTGCTGCAACTTTCATATTTTCTGTAATTTTAGTCGCTTTAACGTCTAAGGCACCTCTAAAAATAAAAGGAAAACCTAAAACATTGTTAATTTGATTAGGATAATCACTTCTTCCTGTACCTACAATAGCATCACTTCTTACTCTTTTTACATCTTCTGGCATTACTTCAGGAATAGGATTAGCTAAAGCAAAAATCACCGGATCTTTAGCCATAGATAAAACCATTTCATCGTCTAAAATTTTTGGAGCGCTAAGTCCTAAAAATACATCAGCATCTTTTATAGCCTCCTTTAATGTCATAGCTTTAGTATCACTCACAAATTCAAGTTTATACTTATTTAAATCATTTCTTTGGGTATTCACCACACCTTTACTATCAACTAAAATAATATTTTTTACACCTAAATTTCTATACATTCTAGCACTCGCAATACCCGCTGCACCTGCTCCACTAACCACCACTTTAATATCTTCAAATTTTTTACCACTAATTTCCATAGCATTCATCAATCCCGCTGTAGAAATAATAGCTGTACCATGCTGATCATCATGCATCACAGGAATTCCAAGATCTTGTAATGCCGCTTCAATTTCAAAGCATTTTGGAGCAGAAATGTCTTCTAAATTAATACCTCCAAAAGTAGGTGCCACAGCTTTACAAAAAGTAACAACCTCTTCTACACTATGTGCATCAATTTCTAAATCATAAGCATTAACATCAGCAAATTTTTTAAATAAACATGCCTTTCCTTCCATAACAGGTTTACTTGCACTAGCTCCTATATTGCCAAGTCCTAAAACCGCACTTCCATCACTAATTATAGCAACCAAATTAGCTTTATTTGTGTATTTGTAAGCTAGAGTTTCATCTTTAGCTATCTCGATGCATGGCTCAGCAACTCCTGGTGAATATGCCAAAGATAAATCGTGTGCACTGTCCATAGGCTTTCTAGCAACTATACCAACCTTACCACCTAAATGATACTCCAAAGCTTCTTCTTTTAAATCCATCATCTTTCCTTTATGTAATTTAATAAATTTTGTACTCTAAGTTGACATTTTTGTACACCTAAAAATTCCAATACTTCAAATATACTAGGACTTACAGAACCACCTGTTAATGCAATACGTATGGCTTGTGCTAAATCTTTTAATTTTAGATTATTTTCCCCTAAAAATTTATTGGTGAATTCTTCAAATTCATAAGCATTTTTTTGTTCGTTCAAAACGTTAGCGTATTTTTCTAAATAAGATAAATTTGTTTCATTAAGAAATTTATCTATAGCTTTTTGATCATATTCTTTTGGGTCATTTAGTAACATTTTTGCCCCGTCAATAATATCATGCAAAGTTTTTGCTCTTTCTCTTAACATATCTAATAAAAAATTTGCATTTTCATATAAATTCAAATCAAAACCTAATTCTTTAAGCTGCTTGTTAATCTCTTCAAAAGGCAAAGTTTTAATATAATGCGCATTCAGCCATTCTAATTTTTTAAAATTATAGCAAGACGCACTTTTATTGATATGATTTGGGTCAAATAATGTTTTCATTTGATCAAGATTAAAAAGCTCATCATCTCCATGGCTCCATCCAAGTCTTATTAAAAAATTTAACAAAGCTTGAGGCAATATCCCCATATTTTTGTATTCCATGACATCAGTAGCACCATGGCGTTTAGAAAGTTTCTTGCCATCTTCTCCATGTATCATAGCAACATGATAAAATTTAGGAATTTCAAAACCTAAAGCATTATAAAGAACTATTTGTTTAGGCGTATTAGAAAGATGATCATCTCCTCTTATTACATCACTAACTCCCATTAATGCATCATCAATTACAACTGTGAGATTGTAAATAGGACTTCCATCACTTCTTGCTATAACAAAATCATCTAAAATATCTTCTGCTTTAAAACTAATTTCACCTTTAATACCATCAATAAATTTAATCTCTCCGTTTTGTGGAGCCTTTATACGCACCACAGGCTCAATATTACTTGGCGGGGTACCTTTAAAATCCCTATATCTACCATCATATCTTGGACGTTCTTTGGCTGCTTCTTGTTTGGTTCTTAACTCATCAAGTTCTTCTTTGCTCATATAACAATAATAAGCTTTTCCTTCATCTAATAATTTTTGAATATATTTTTTATATATATCAAATCTTTGTGATTGGTATTCTACTTTACCATCATAATCAAGTCCACACCACTTAAATGCCTCTATAATAGCTTGTGTTGCTTCTTGAGAATTTCTTTTTAAATCAGTATCTTCAATGCGTAATAAAAATTTACCATTATTTTTTCTTGCATAAAGATAATTATACAAAGCAGTTCTTAAACCTCCAATATGCAAATAGCCTGTAGGAGAAGGAGCAAAACGCGTTGAGATTTCTTGCATATTTTTACCTTTTTTAAATTTTTATTGTTATAATGCTATATTTACACTTAAATAAAGGTTTTAAAATGAAAAAATTTTTAATATCATGCTCTTTTGCTGCAAATATTTTATATGCTCAAACTATCGGTGGAGTAGCTATGATAGTAGAAAATGAACCTATTACTCTTTATGATATTAATCAAGCGATGAAGCAACTAAAAACTAATGATAAACAAAAAGCAATAGCTTTTTTAGTAGATGATAAAATTCAACAAAATGAAGCTAAAAATTTTGGTATTGTCATTAGTGATTTTGACTTAAAAAATAAATTAGATCAAATAGCTAAAGGCAACAATACTGATATCAATGGTTTGCAAAAAAATATGGAAAAAAAAGGATTAAATTTTGAACTTTTTAAAGAACAAGTTCGCAAAGACATGCAAAGAGAAAGATTGTATCATAATATTATGCAAAACGCAAAAGTAAATATCAATGATGAAGTGTTAAAAAAATTTTATGAAGATAATCTTGATAAATTTAGCACTTTTTCAAATGTAGATTTAGTTGTTTATAATTCTACAAATCCTGAACTTTTGCAACAACTTTTACAAAATCCAATGTATAAAAATGAACAAATTAAATCAAAAGCTATTAGTTTAAATGCCTCAAATATAGATCCTAGATTATTAGCTTTGTTAAATAATACAAAAGCTGGTGATTTTACACCTGTATTAAATGGCGAAAATGCCTATATTATTTACTTTGTGAAAGAAAAATACGGAAAAAATCCTATTGATTTTGATTTAATCAAAGAACAAATAGGTAATGCTTATACCATCAATCAAAAAGAATTAGCTCTTAAAAATCATCTTGATAAAATTAGATCAAATGCCCATATAGAAGAAATAAGATAGGTCAAAAAACCTATCTTAATGTCTTGAAAGATAATTTGTATCGTAGTTGTTATTTATAAAGTCTGCATTATCCATCATAGCTAGATGAAAATCTTTTGTAGTTTTAATCCCACCGATAATGAGTTCATGTAAAGCTATTTTCATTTTTGCTATAGCTACATTTCTATCCTCACCCCATACAACTAATTTTCCTATCATAGAATCATAATAAGGTGGTACACTATAATCTTGATAACAGTGACTTTCCATTCTTACATTGCGACCTGCTGGAGCTACATATTTTGTGATTTTTCCTGGGCATGGTAAAAAGGTTTTAGAATCTTCAGCTGTTATTCTACATTCAATAGAATGACCTCTTAATTTGATTTCTTCTTGTTTAGGTAAAGGATATCCCTCAGCAACTTTTATCATAAGCTCAATAATATCAACCCCACTAACCATTTCACTCACACAATGCTCTACTTGCAAACGTGTATTCATTTCTATAAAATAGAAATTCAAATTTTTATCTACTAAAAATTCAAAAGTTCCAGCACCTTCATATCCAATAGCTTTAGCTGCCTTTACCGCAGTTTCATGAAGTTTTGTCCTAGTTTTTTCATCTAGCAAAATTGCAGGTGATTCTTCGATGAGTTTTTGATGGCGTCTTTGCATAGAACAATCTCTCTCACCTATATGAATTACATTTCCAAAACTATCGCCTATAACTTGAACTTCTATATGACGTGGATTTTGAATATATTTTTCCATATACATAGTTCCATCACCAAATGCACTCATTGCTTCACTCTCGGCTGACCAATACGCTTTTTCAAGATCACTTTCTTGTTCAACCACACGCATACCACGACCACCGCCACCTGCAGCAGCTTTTAAAATTACAGGATAACCTATTTCTTTAGCAAGTTGTTTAGCTGCTAAAGCGCTATTTAATGCCCCATCACTTCCTGGAATAACTGGTATTCCGGCTCGTTGCATAACTTGTTTAGCCTTGCTTTTATCACTCATTAAAGCCATAGCAGCCACCGAAGGACCTATAAATTTAATATTATGTTTTGCACAAATTTCCACAAAATTTTGATTTTCACTTAAAAATCCATATCCTGGAAAAATTGCATCAGCTTCACTAATTTCAGCAGCGCTAATAATGGCTGGAATATTTAAATAACTTTCTGAGCTTCTAGCATTACCTATGCAAATACTAGCATCAGCATATTTTAAATAAAGTGCATCTTTATCTGCAGTAGAATATACACAAATTGCTTTTTTACCCATTTCTTTAATAGTTCTTAAAGCTCTTAAGGCAATTTCTCCACGATTTGCAATTAAAACTTTTTTAATTTCCATTTTATAATTTCTCCACCATAAACAATGGCATACCAAATTCTACAGGCTGTCCATCAGCTACTAACACTTCCACTATTCTACAATCATACTCAGCTTCAATTTCATTCATAATTTTCATAGCTTCAATAATTGCTATCGTGCTTCCACTTTTAATAGTCTGTCCTACTTTAGCAAAAGGCGCTGCTCCTGGACTTGGAGCTTGATAAAAAGTCCCAACCATAGGGCTATTGATAGTTGGTTTATTTGAATTTTGATTAGTTTTAGTTTCATTTACAACATTTACATTAATTGGTTGTGGAGCTGGCACAACAGGAGCTGGTGCAGGTAATTCACAACATAAATCTTTTTCAAGTTCTATTTCAAATCCATCTTGTTCTTTTATTTTAATTTTACTTACATTTGCTTTTGCAAAAAGCTCCATAAGTTCTTTAATTTCTTCTTTTGTCATATACACTCCTTAATAGACTTAATTCATAATTATATAAAAAAATACTAAAAATAACTTCAATTATTTATTTTTAACTAATTTTTAAGATATAATCTAAAAATTTACTTTTGTATTTTTAAGGAAACACATGGGTTTAAAAGCAGATAATTGGATCAAAAAGATGGCTTTAGAACATAAAATGATAGAACCATTTTGTGAAGCTAATATAGGTCAAGGTATAGTAAGCTATGGACTTTCTAGTTATGGTTATGATATACGAGTTGGAAGAGAATTTAAAATCTTTACTAATGTAAATTCAACGGTTGTTGATCCAAAAAATTTTGTAGAAGAAAATGTGGTAGATTTTGAAGGAGATGTGTGTATAGTGCCTGCAAATTCTTTTGCACTAGCTAGGACTATAGAATATTTTAAAATGCCTGATAATGTTTTAGCTATATGTCTTGGTAAAAGTACTTACGCAAGATGTGGCATTATAGTAAATGTAACTCCTTTTGAACCAGGTTTTGAAGGTCACATAACTATAGAGATTTCTAACACTACTCCTTTGCCTGCAAAAATTTATGCAAATGAAGGCATAGCTCAAGTTTTATTTTTACAAGGTGATGAGCCGTGTGATATTACCTATGCTGATAAAAAAGGCAAATATCAAGCTCAAACAGGCATTACTTTGCCAAGGATTTTAAAATAATATTTTTTTGACGATATGAATTTATAGTAACAAATATAGGATTTTGCAATGTTTGATGAAAAAAGTATTTTAATTACAGGCGGTACAGGAAGTTTTGGTAAAACTTATGCTAACACGCTTCTTCAAAAATACAAGCCTAAAAAAATTATTATTTACTCACGTGATGAATTAAAACAATTTGAAATGGCAAGAAAGTTTAATGATGAATGCATGAGATATTTCATAGGAGATGTAAGAGATAAGGAAAGATTAAGCGTAGCTATGAAAGATGTGGATTTTGTTATACATGCAGCTGCTATGAAACATGTACCAATAGCAGAATACAATCCCATGGAATGTATAAAAACCAATATAAATGGAGCACAAAATGTCATTGATGCATGTTTAGAAAATAATGTTCAAAAGTGTATTGCACTTTCTACCGATAAAGCATGCAATCCTATAAATTTATATGGTGCTACAAAACTTGCAAGTGATAAACTTTTTGTAGCAGCCAATAATATAGCAGGCAACTCTCATACCAAATTTAGCGTCACAAGATATGGTAATGTAGTTGGCTCAAGAGGTTCAGTTATACCTTTTTTTAAAAAACTTATAGAAAACAATGCTAAAGAACTTCCAATAACTGATGAAAGAATGACGCGATTTTGGATAAGTCTTGAAGATGGAGTAAATTTCGTATTAAATAACTTTGAAATTATGCATGGAGGAGAAGTATTTGTCCCTAAAATTCCTTCAATGAAAATCATAGATTTAGCAAAAGCTATGGCACCAGATTTAAAACACAAAATCATAGGTATAAGACCTGGAGAAAAACTTCATGAAATTATGATTTCAAGCGATGATAGTCATTTAACATATGAATTTAAAGATTATTATGCTATTAGCCCGAGTATAAAATTTACTAATACAAATATAGATTTTAGTATTAATGCAAAAAATGAAAAAGGACGTAATGTTTCTAATGGATTTTCCTATAGTTCAGACAACAATACTTCATGGATCAATCAAGCAGATCTTTTAAATATCATAAATCATACAGAGTTGGAAAAATGATAACTTATTCACATCAAAACATAGACAAAAGCGATATAAAAAGTGTTATAAATGCATTACAAGATGATTTTTTAACCGGCGGAAGTAAGGTCGAAGCCTT comes from the Campylobacter insulaenigrae NCTC 12927 genome and includes:
- a CDS encoding acetyl-CoA carboxylase biotin carboxylase subunit, whose protein sequence is MEIKKVLIANRGEIALRALRTIKEMGKKAICVYSTADKDALYLKYADASICIGNARSSESYLNIPAIISAAEISEADAIFPGYGFLSENQNFVEICAKHNIKFIGPSVAAMALMSDKSKAKQVMQRAGIPVIPGSDGALNSALAAKQLAKEIGYPVILKAAAGGGGRGMRVVEQESDLEKAYWSAESEAMSAFGDGTMYMEKYIQNPRHIEVQVIGDSFGNVIHIGERDCSMQRRHQKLIEESPAILLDEKTRTKLHETAVKAAKAIGYEGAGTFEFLVDKNLNFYFIEMNTRLQVEHCVSEMVSGVDIIELMIKVAEGYPLPKQEEIKLRGHSIECRITAEDSKTFLPCPGKITKYVAPAGRNVRMESHCYQDYSVPPYYDSMIGKLVVWGEDRNVAIAKMKIALHELIIGGIKTTKDFHLAMMDNADFINNNYDTNYLSRH
- a CDS encoding peptidylprolyl isomerase, producing the protein MKKFLISCSFAANILYAQTIGGVAMIVENEPITLYDINQAMKQLKTNDKQKAIAFLVDDKIQQNEAKNFGIVISDFDLKNKLDQIAKGNNTDINGLQKNMEKKGLNFELFKEQVRKDMQRERLYHNIMQNAKVNINDEVLKKFYEDNLDKFSTFSNVDLVVYNSTNPELLQQLLQNPMYKNEQIKSKAISLNASNIDPRLLALLNNTKAGDFTPVLNGENAYIIYFVKEKYGKNPIDFDLIKEQIGNAYTINQKELALKNHLDKIRSNAHIEEIR
- the pseB gene encoding UDP-N-acetylglucosamine 4,6-dehydratase (inverting), with the translated sequence MFDEKSILITGGTGSFGKTYANTLLQKYKPKKIIIYSRDELKQFEMARKFNDECMRYFIGDVRDKERLSVAMKDVDFVIHAAAMKHVPIAEYNPMECIKTNINGAQNVIDACLENNVQKCIALSTDKACNPINLYGATKLASDKLFVAANNIAGNSHTKFSVTRYGNVVGSRGSVIPFFKKLIENNAKELPITDERMTRFWISLEDGVNFVLNNFEIMHGGEVFVPKIPSMKIIDLAKAMAPDLKHKIIGIRPGEKLHEIMISSDDSHLTYEFKDYYAISPSIKFTNTNIDFSINAKNEKGRNVSNGFSYSSDNNTSWINQADLLNIINHTELEK
- the dcd gene encoding dCTP deaminase, coding for MGLKADNWIKKMALEHKMIEPFCEANIGQGIVSYGLSSYGYDIRVGREFKIFTNVNSTVVDPKNFVEENVVDFEGDVCIVPANSFALARTIEYFKMPDNVLAICLGKSTYARCGIIVNVTPFEPGFEGHITIEISNTTPLPAKIYANEGIAQVLFLQGDEPCDITYADKKGKYQAQTGITLPRILK
- the gltX gene encoding glutamate--tRNA ligase is translated as MQEISTRFAPSPTGYLHIGGLRTALYNYLYARKNNGKFLLRIEDTDLKRNSQEATQAIIEAFKWCGLDYDGKVEYQSQRFDIYKKYIQKLLDEGKAYYCYMSKEELDELRTKQEAAKERPRYDGRYRDFKGTPPSNIEPVVRIKAPQNGEIKFIDGIKGEISFKAEDILDDFVIARSDGSPIYNLTVVIDDALMGVSDVIRGDDHLSNTPKQIVLYNALGFEIPKFYHVAMIHGEDGKKLSKRHGATDVMEYKNMGILPQALLNFLIRLGWSHGDDELFNLDQMKTLFDPNHINKSASCYNFKKLEWLNAHYIKTLPFEEINKQLKELGFDLNLYENANFLLDMLRERAKTLHDIIDGAKMLLNDPKEYDQKAIDKFLNETNLSYLEKYANVLNEQKNAYEFEEFTNKFLGENNLKLKDLAQAIRIALTGGSVSPSIFEVLEFLGVQKCQLRVQNLLNYIKER
- the accB gene encoding acetyl-CoA carboxylase biotin carboxyl carrier protein — translated: MTKEEIKELMELFAKANVSKIKIKEQDGFEIELEKDLCCELPAPAPVVPAPQPINVNVVNETKTNQNSNKPTINSPMVGTFYQAPSPGAAPFAKVGQTIKSGSTIAIIEAMKIMNEIEAEYDCRIVEVLVADGQPVEFGMPLFMVEKL
- a CDS encoding malate oxidoreductase — protein: MDLKEEALEYHLGGKVGIVARKPMDSAHDLSLAYSPGVAEPCIEIAKDETLAYKYTNKANLVAIISDGSAVLGLGNIGASASKPVMEGKACLFKKFADVNAYDLEIDAHSVEEVVTFCKAVAPTFGGINLEDISAPKCFEIEAALQDLGIPVMHDDQHGTAIISTAGLMNAMEISGKKFEDIKVVVSGAGAAGIASARMYRNLGVKNIILVDSKGVVNTQRNDLNKYKLEFVSDTKAMTLKEAIKDADVFLGLSAPKILDDEMVLSMAKDPVIFALANPIPEVMPEDVKRVRSDAIVGTGRSDYPNQINNVLGFPFIFRGALDVKATKITENMKVAAAKALADLAKLEVTDEVKQAYGVEELKFGRDYVIPKPFDSRVKAVVSAAVAKAAVEDGVALVKEFDCQKYIDSLK
- a CDS encoding 6-amino-6-deoxyfutalosine synthase, translated to MIFGKIDYLNLLPLHIYLKKMPLPTYVKKITEYKKGVPKKLNESLYFRRIDAAIISSIESYNKKYKTLNIGICANKKVKSVLVKKQTQNKEDSSSATSNALAKILKQNGEVIIGDKALKLYLQNPNAYIDLCEVWYEKLKLPFVFARFSCIKNFSNYKKIMNYFVKRKIFIPQYILCDYAKSRKLSQREIKNYLKLIYYKIDTKEQLALKKFYIMQKELRIKNKKN